The genomic segment CTCCTAAACCTGGGCGAAGGACTCATTTCTAACTAGACCTACTCCATCCTCATCTACTCTACAATTAGAAGTACggtttttctgtaaaattaccTTTTTAACCATGCAAATTTCATCCTAAAGGGTAGTAGGATAGTGCTAGTCTGAATGTTTTTACTAATCTCTTTTAATAAGAAGTCAGCTTTATGCCTATACCGCTCTCCAGACTGCTTCATGATAAAGTAACTACTTGGAGCTTATGATTTTGCCATTagaacaggttttgttttgacatCCAAGAGCTGCTCCAACAACTCGATGAAGTTGGCAGCAGGTCCAGTCATCTTCTCTTAGGTCTGCAATTTTTCCATTTGGCTCCACTGCAGcttcttaaaggaaaaagcaaaagttacTCATAAGCAGTCAGAAGAGGCAGATTAAAACACCTAGCTACACAGGCATTACAGTGCAATTCAAGCTCGCTCCCACTTGGACTAAAACCTCCAGGTTTAagatttaacaaaatattttctgcatgtCAAGCAACAGATATCTGTAAAGAGAGTCAACTCTTTCACTTCTACCCTTTTTAGCCACAGAAGACTCCTAAACTTCACATATAGGCTGATCCACCATGGCATTGTTACACTGTTAGACActttacaaaacagaaagtCAGCCTAGTAGCAGTCAAAAGTGAAATGAGAAAACAGTACcaggcaaagcagaagaaaatggaagatggCCACCAGCATTTTAGAATGCAGTATTTCACATTTGCCTCAGCAAGGAACCAGGTTCTTATGACATTATTTGTACATAACCCACAGCTCACAATCTTCTAGCTCTGAAAGCAGTACCCCACCAGCTATGTCTTTCTGGAGGAGGTCCAGACTTAATATAGCAAAACCAGGACCTCAAACCAGTATAATATTTACTGCCTGCAAAGTTTTAGGGATTCTTTTAGAGTAGCTGAAGATcagacttttaaattttttttaattactcaaTGAGGTAGCTGAAGATTATCCAAGTTAATAATTACTTCAATTATGGAGATTTTACATCAGCACCTGTAAAAAAAGTATCCAGTCTTCTAAACAAAACTATCACTTTCACCTTTGGTTTGTGACAAGCTCAGCAGACTACAGCCAGCGCATAATAACTAGCGCCACCCTGCCAGAGCCCTGCTCTAGTTTGATTTCCTCTTTGATTCTTCATTCATCATGTTACTTAGTCAGACAAAGAGGCACAGGTTCTAATACTAAAAACTAGGATAATCAATTCAAATGTTTTCTAACTCAAACAAACCATTTAGACTAACCTTATGAGTACTCCCTCAATAGGTACTACTGTTATGAACAGAAATATCAATATGCACTTATAACAACACAATCTTtgccttattttgctttcattaaagTGTTCCTCTGTATACATTCGCCTTACAATCtgcaaggcaaaaaagaaaacactagcTTTCTGAACCAACAGCTTGCTGTTTCATCACGTACATGAGTTTAAGATGTTCAAGCTTAGAGTATCAGTTGTGTTGAATTCTGTTGATGCTCTTGTGCCAGCAGCCAAATGAGCAGTAGAGCAGTGGTCTTATTACAGTACTAAGAAGTCTCGTATGTTTTTGATGCTGCTTAGACTGCAAATGCAAAGAATCCCTACAGAAGATTCCAATGCTTACACTTGACCCACATACACAAAGGAAGTCTTGTCCACCAGGCCTTCTACCTTAACTTTAATCATGTTTTCTAGCCTTCAACTTAAGGAGTTCACGCTTAAAAGAATATAacctagcaaaaaaaaaaagtagttgcCTAATTCACACAGGTCATGGACTGGACACCACTATTTGGCATTTGATGTAAAAagagtctttttaaaatattttaaaagaagatttacacttaaaaataagaCACACATTTGCAAAGGTTGCAATGTTGACTGGATTCTTTTTCTAACAGATTTTGTACAACTACACTTTCTAGCATGTTTTAGCACGGCCATTCAGGCAAACTAGTCCCTGGAAGACATGTGCTAGCAAGAAAATTGGGATATCAGTCAAAGATGCTCCCTGACTATTGGGTTATAAGACCTTAAGTACATACTTACAGCTAGCCTTCAATTTAGCTGTATGTTCCATCCAccgagctttttttttttttaagaaaagctagACTCACAACTTCACAACAATAAGTATACTGACTGAAACACCCCAGGAAAATGTGAGTTCAGTTTGCAGGATGTGAACAGCCCACTGTCAGTATCACAAGAGTATCACAGAACTATCTTTTTAGCAAAATCATTAGGCTTATTCTTTACAGAGAAGGAATGAGAAAAGTGAAAACTTGGTCAAAGGGAAGATTTCAGAAAAGGTTTGAGATGCAGTTTTCGTCCGTCAACTTCTGCACTCCCTTCTCTTTACAACACCAATCTAAAAAGTCTTCTTAGCTAAAAACAATCCAACACGCACACCACATTTGATTTATGGCACCTGGAAGCATTAGCTTTCAGAGCTTGATAGCAGTGTCCACATCTCCTAAAGCTGTCACTCCTGGCTGTGAAAGCACGGGCTAGACAAAAATAGCATACACTGGAAACATGGCGGCTCGCTGCAAATGCTGCTTTCAACCAATTGTGAACACAAAAAGATACCATTTTTCTTCGTAAGGAATACTTACTATATGTGTGCAACCCTTAACATAAAAGGTCACCAGATGAGCCCGTTAAGAGTTAATGAAGCATCAGATCATCCAGATCAAGACTAAAATGCACCTGAAAGATGTAGGGAAGCCTTTTCTCTGGCTTTCCTCCAGCAAGTATATATATCTAGGGCCTTCCAAGAGGCCGGAAAGTCTTCGCACAGGCGCTACTTTGCATTTAAATCATGGCTTAATCTCGGATCCGGCCAAGGTCATGCGGTAAGTCAGGGTAAAATACATGCCCTCCTTCTGCTCGAATTATGACTCCCTTCATCTACAAAGTTGGAGGTCAGGAGACACCTACAACCTCATAGAGGGGTACGGGCGGCCTTGCTGGGCAAGCGCCCGGTATTACGGCCTCCATCTACTGCCACAACTAACTATCCAGGGGATATCTCCGCTGGACGCTGGGCTTTGGGAGTCTCACACCTAaccaccaccccccagcccctcccaaAAGAACAGCGGATGAAAAGACACGAGAGCCCGTAAAGCCGAGAACAAAGCTCACAGCTCCCACCGCGACTCGCACAATGAaggccccccccgccgccccctccccccgcaaACACCGCTCCCTCCCGGGCCGCCACTCCGCTGCaccgcgctcccgccgccggaAGCCCCGAGcgcgccgcggggccgggaggTTTCTTCCGCCGGCGGGCCCCACtccggagccccgcggggggCTGCCGAAGCCCCGTCCCTGGTGGGCAGGGTAGGCCACCGCAAAGCGCCGCCGGGACCGGGCCGGGCCCCTCGCGCAGTAGCGGGACAGCGCGAAGCGCCCTGGCGGCGGGAGCGCACCGGCAGCCCCCCTCCCTCAACAGACTGCGGCCtaccgggggagggggggggggaaggggatgaGGGCAAGGCGCCTCAGGCCAGGCCCAGCGCGTGCGGCCCGCGGCTCTCCCCGGGAGGCCGTGACCCTGccggcgccccccccccctcacCTGCAGGCGGAGCGGGACAGGAGCGGGAGGCGTCACTTCACCACAGGCCTGCCCGGCGGACGAGAAGCACCTCACGCAACGGCGTGCTCTGCCGCCGGCTAGATATATCCGGCGCGCAGCCTACCCCAACGGGAGACGGTTTAGCCAATCAAAGAACGGCGGTCGCCTTCACTCGGATGCTAGTTGGCGCGCAACAGGAAAAGAGGCGGGCCGATAGCTGAGAGGCAGCGCAATCTACCAACCATGCGGCCTGAACCGACACCTTGCAGAACCAATGGGCGGTGGCGCTCCCACAGTTGGGGTGGGACGAGACTCGATAGATTTCCCCTTTAGCCAATAGAACGACGCTACCAGCGCTCCCAGGCGCGAAGGGCGGGGCAGCCCTGACGCCGTAGTATGGTTGAGCCGCACAGCAGCGCCCTTGAGAAGGTGCTGGTAAACCCCGTTATAGATGGGGGTGGTCCCCTCTGTGCAGCACTGAGGGCGGCGGCCAATGGGAGAGCGTGGCGGGCCCTGACGGACAGACCACCTCCGGCGTTCTTAAAGGGACAGGCAGGCCGCCACGAGGGTGTTCGCCTCCCAGCACCGCCCCctgctggagggaagaggaCGGTGCCCAACATGGCGGCGGCGAGGGATGGCGGGGCCTGGTACTGCCGCCTCCCCTGGCGCCGGGACACCCGGTCCCCGGCCCGCCTCGGGGAAGGGCCGCAGAGCCATGACAGCGAACAGGCCCCGGCGTCCCGCGTCGGCAGCTgcgcctcctccagcagccacagcctcGGCTGCGCCGCGGGTCTTCCACAGCAACGGTGGGATCTGGGAGCCCCAGGGCCCTGGGCTGGAGAGCCGTGACCGTGGGAGTGATAAACTCCCCATCAATCCCGACCTTGTGCGGGACTTGCTGCTCCGTCCCTATAAGtcgatggggcctgatgggattcatccgAGGGTACTGGAAGAGCTGGCCGATGTCACAGTGAGGCCTGGCTCAATgattttttcaatgcttttgggAGTCTGGAGAGGTCCCGGTTGACtagaagctggcaaatgttgtcgTTGGGGGTGGATAAAAGGAGCTTTTCACGCTAAAGGATTcctgtgcagggctgcagccgtGGCCTCCTCCaccagaaacagaaggaaggcGGGGGCCACCACCTCCAGACTAGGGAAACACGGGCTGGCTTCCCCTGCCCGACCCCAGCCAGGGCCAGGAGACTCGTgtggctgcttttctttcataacTTCTGAGCAAAGCAGACGAATGGATCATCTGCCCCGGAACAAAGACAAACCAAGCAGGGAAATTTTCTGACCTACCCTGCAAGGGCCAAGTAGTCCtgcaaaggaggagaaaggccTCGGAGTTCACAGATCCTTCCTTACCAGCAGATGCTGGTCCCAGGAGCCTGAAAAGAGCAGGAGCCAGCTCCCAGAAAGCCACTGCTTTCCATTTGTGTCACGTCCCATCCCAAATGTATGACATGAAGCAGTCAGAGATATATTTCACCCTATAAAAGTGACTTCCTTCCCGCCACCATATCCCTAAATGCTGATGAAGACCCTCCTTGCTATGCCTTGCAGCTAGAAATATAGTCAGTGGACTGGCATGGGGCCATGAGTAGCATTAGTATCCTTCTCCCCACACACCCCGGCTATTTATAGACTAAGCCACATTGCAATCTGCCAGTTCATAAATCAGTAGCGCAGACTTTTGCAAAATTTAACATGAGACCAGTAACCCAGCACAACAGCCGTCCAAAATAAACTCTACCGAGGGACCCCAGGCATCTGTCCCCAGAGCAAAGGGCAGGACAGGTAATTCCTCTTTTATAAAAAGGTCAGTGCAACGACAGGGTCCTATGCACACTAAAAGGAATGGCCTTGCTCCCACCATGCAACGGAAGCTCGCTAGGAAAAGCAGTCACATCATCTTCGGCTCAGTCTCCCTGGCAGGGCTCAGCCTGTTCAGTATCAATTCGGTGCAAGGGGAAGGGTCAGCCAAGGCCAGCCGACGTCCCAGGGTGCAGCTCCAGTGGTGTGGCAGGAAATAACCAGAAACACCtccattatttttcctgctaCATGTTAGGCTTCTCAACAGGAAGATACTGAAGCCCAGCACGTGGTCAGGAAATAcgcagctctgccagctcttcTGAGCCCTGACGTATGGCACTGTCACCTTTCCTGGTAGCCCACAGCCTGCCAAAGCACCTGAGCTGCTCCCAGTCCCCACCATAGCCTCCTCCACCTTAACTACAGTTTTTAAGAAGTCCATTCTCCTTCAAAGGGACAAacagccagggaaaaaaaaaaaaaacaacaaacctccCCAAAGCAGACACACAAACACCTTCATTGACCTTTCTCTCAACCTACTCTGAACTAGAGACCCCCCCCAACCTCCCTCCCTCAATAATCCAGTCTACCAGAGCTCTCCTAAGCCAGTAAATCTCAAAACCTCAAAAGCCAGAGCGGAACAAGCTTTCTGAAGCAGCCCAGCCAACCCTCATGCCCCCTACCCCATCTTTATGAcccttcccacctccctctCTGCAGCCACTTTGTGCTGACCCTGAGCCTGTAAAGGCAGGCAGAGCACCAGGCGGGGTGTAGGCAGCTGTTAGGGATCCACACCGAGTACAAACTTTCTCCACCGCTTTCTCCTTAACCTTTTCTGGCATCTCATGCCTTCTGCTGTCTTCATCCTAACCAGGAAGGCATGGATCCAGCCACAGCCCCCGTGCATCTCCTCACGAGGAGCTGCAGTGTTTTAGCAtcagaaaatgggaagaaaaacataacCGGGAGAAGTAGGGCTGTATTTCAGCAATAAATACTCCTAAGAATTAAATCGCTGTCCCGAAAAGGCTACTAAAAGCAATTTGGTCAGCATTAAAAACAGGCCAAAGTGTGTCTGAACGCCTGCTTCTCACGGCCTAAGCCAGTACATGTCGGCGCAAACAACAGCCACCAGCCCCAAACTCCTGTTGTGCTGAAACCTCCTCTGTGCAGCCGCCTGCCGCCTCGCTGCCCTCCCCGCGCCTCGGCAGCTGCCGCCGGCTCCGGGCCCACGGGTGACTTTGCAAAACCACGTCTTTGGTGGAGCAATGGGGTTAGACATGAAGGCGGCCGGAATGCTGCTGTCCGGAGAGGTCACTGAGAGAGGGGCCGGGGCTCTCCCTGCCCGGGGAGGCCGGGCGACCTCTGCCCCGCGGCTGCCCTTGGCACGGGAAGGGGCGAGCCCGGAACCGGTGCGGAGCCGCCGCGGCCACTGTGAGGCCGCCGCAGTCTCGGCAGCCCCGGGGGCGTTGTACGGGGCCGGCACTCAGAGCCCGGCCTGGCCCCCGAGCAGCCCGGCGCGGTGCGGCCCGCCCCTTCCTCCGCACCGAGAgccgggagccgccgccgccgccatgccgGTGggtgccgggcccggggggggAACGCGGGCGGTGGCGACCCATCGCGGCCCTCGGCCAGCCCCGCACAGCGCCGGGGCGCGGGCCCGGCTGGGTGGGGCATCGAGGCAGGCCCGCGGGGCCGTGGGGGGCCTGTGTGGggccgggggaggcggcggtGCCGGGCCCAGCGGCAGCGgagccggcggggcggggaggtcGCTCCCGGGCAGCGGGGGGAGCCGGCGGGGCTCCCCCGGCCCGCGGGGCTTGGGCGTACAGGccggcccggggaggggggaccGTGCGCTGGGACCCCTCCTGCGCcgtccccatccctcctgcccGCACACCGGCCTCCCCTGAGCACGCGGggtatttggaaaataaataaaaaaaaaaatcaagaaaatccTAATTACTCTGGAAAATCCAGATGGGAACGGCTGTTCCCGAACTCCTTTCCCCGGGTGAATTGTGCGGGTGGGGGTTTTAGCCTCTCGGTGGCGGGCAGCAAAGGGTGGTTTTGAATAGAAAGAAACATGGGTTGCAGGTaacaaaaaaacacagcttttcttttttaatgaaagtaaaaagcatgtacaagaaaaggaaattagtaTCTGTCTGGTGCCAAAGGTTAAACATACGATTAGTGTTACAGGCAAACATGTTTATGTTGACCCAGTATCTCTCGCAGGTAGTGAAGATAACACTGGGGCCCTGGTGGAGTGAAGGGATAAAAAAATGGCACTAATGTTCCTAAAATTTgagttttgtttatattttttgaaTTTATTGTGTTGGGGACCAGCAGCCTTGTAAACACAAGAAGGGTAGGATGGGCAAGCACAGAAAACCTTGCAGACTAAGTCTGGTCAGCAACTGGAGGAAGGAGGCTCGCTTCTCCTGGGCTCTCCAGGGCAAGTGGAGTGAGTCCAGCAGAGGCCCACAGATACGGGAACCTCTGCTGGCCCTGAAAATGGCCCTGCTCTGAGTAGAGACCACACAGTCTCCGAAGACCCCTACAGTTATGCTGTGAGGAACAGCACAAGGACACCACAGGGAGAAGTACCGAGAGCTCTTGGTTTTGCTGAGCATCCCTTAGTGAGTGGCATGTGTGGACCTTTGGTTGGGGAGGATTTGAACCCACCttccaaaggaaaaaggcaagagaGGGGGACCAGTGCTCATGGTGTGCTGCCAGCTGCATCCTCCCTGACACCTCATCtgcttcttttcagaaacacGAGTTCTTTGTGGACATGACCTGTGAAGGCTGCTCCAATGCAGTCACCCGTGTCCTGCACAGGCTTGGAGGTGAGTCAGTGCTGGGTGTGTGACAGCCAGCTCGCTGGAGCAACGCCAGCTTGGGCAGGATGTCAGTGCCCTGGGATCCTCTGTCTTGCAGGGGTAGTGCTGTGGGTAAAAGCTGAAAGTGTCTGATTGGAAACCTCTGCCCCCCGCCCTGCTCTGAGCCTGCTGCTTAGTCAGTAACGAGTTGCTGATCGTTTGCAGGACTCAAGTGCCCCTTGGAGAAAGGtcaagggagggaagaggtggCTGCAGGTGGCTCTGAATCACCAGGGCCTCATCCTGAACCCTCTGGGAACCACACTGCTCATGCTGCTGGAAGGAAGGGAGGTAGATGTCCTGCCAGGCGTTGTTCCCAAGGACACCTGGGTGTCTTCAGCAGTCACAGAGAAGAGCTGCTGATCAGAGCATTTGGTGGTTGCCTGCACAGCCTGTTTTTAATACCACCTGGAAAATTATAACCTGTGCCTGCTTTGTGCTGGGATTACCTAGAGAGAAAGATCTGACCCACACTCCCCAGTTGTGAGGACCTGTCATCCTGCTCCACTGTCTCACCAAGTGAGAACAGTTTTCAGTCACTGAGGCGAAGGCCTTGCAACTTCTTCCAGACCCTGTTACCAGGTTGTGGTCATCCCACTTCCTCTGTGTGTGCTTGTCAGCACTTCCATCACTCTTCAACATGCTGGCCAATATCAGCCTCATGTGGTGACGTGGCAGAGTATTCAAAGCTGATAAATACTTAgaagttttgtgaaaatatgTGGCTGGATAGAGACTGCATGTCCAGTTCCTTTCACTTGGCTGAGAGTGCCTTACCCTTATTATCCACTGGGAAGTCCTCACGGGAAAGtgtcttttccctccctcctacTAACAGCTGTTAGCTGGTCCTGCTGCTGAGGAAACCTGTCCTGACCCTGTCCTAACCCCTGCACTAACTCCTTTGTTAGTGCCTGTCCATGCTAAATCACAGCACAGGCTGAGCTGGTTAGAGATTATAGTGGTTGATTTAAACTCAGCTCGTTCTGTTATTGCACAAGTGATTGTGTTGCTCCAAGGTGGGGTGAGCAGATTAAAGCTGTTGAAAACTGTGGTTCCTGATGCAGATCTATAGGAGATCTAGCTTCCTTCGCACCATtgctggcaggacaccagtttgtttttttgctgGCTGGTTGTGGTATCAGGGTTTGCTGGCAGGAAGCACACATACATTTGACTGATAGCCTTGGGAGCACAAATGTGTGAAGGGGAGCTTTCCCCGTGCTTTTTTGCACAGTTTTGCACACTGCTTCTAGCTgtgcaaaatttttttcctttcctcctagGGGTCCAGTTTGATATTGACCTGCCCAACAAGAAGGTGTGCATTGACTCGGAGCACAATGTTGACACCCTATTGGAAACCCTAAAGAAGACTGGAAAGAATGCTTCCTACCTTGGGGAGAAGTCCGCGCAGTAGCCTTGCCTGGTGTGAGGAGGCTAGGTACATGCCAGGTGTATGAAATGCTGAAGAGAGAGATCTGAGCTTTTTCAAGTTCTCCCAGTAAAACAGGCTGCTTCCTGGGAAGCACAAAGTAGGAAAGATCTGCAGGTCCAGCTTCAGCAAACCCCTCATATTGGAGAAGCAGCTGGACCACATACGGCCAGCACCATTTCTGTGTGGGACCCCTTAGCTACTCTGCAAAGCCCACGTGATCCAAACTGTGGCTGTAGTGGAGAGGTAGAACACAGCCTCTGTGCCACTCGCAGGTGAACCTAGAGTTTGCCAGAGCATGTCATGCATGAAAACAATCCCAAAGACATTCACCAGCTGACCAGATTGAGTGGTGGCCCCCAACAAAACCAGGGAGGGTGATGAGACACTAAGACCCCTGTGGGTATGTGATGCAGGGGGTTGTTAGCACAAGGGCCTCCAACATCTGATTCTGTTGATGTCACTGTTAATCCTCTGCTGAACTTGAGGATGGAGAAAGAGCAGCATCCTACTACCCTCATGGACATAAAATGGTGGGTTTCAGAATAGCTCCCAGTGTACACAGCCCGTAGCCAAATGGACATCTGTCCCAAAGACAGCCTGATCGTCGCAATGTGTCGATTTTCCTAGAGTCCCAGCACTATGAGGATATGTACGAAACTCCTTCCTGACTGTGAAATGTTTTTGCAGACAGGGTTCATAGAAAAGAATGAAGTGGGAGGAGAGGGCTGCCCAGTCTCTGCATGTactgttctttattttccaaGATTATATTGCATCTCTTAAGAGCTTGTTTCTGTCAGTGGAGCTTTCTAATCCAAtgacattgttttaaaatgatctAGTTTGACCATCACGAATACCCAGCACAGATGACTGAAACCAGTTCATGCTGATTTAATTCCCAGTCAGTAAATTAAATCAGGGATTTACACCAGCAGGAATTAAACTGATACAAGAGAGAGTTGAGCTGATACCGATGTGTGTGTGCGCAATAGATCTGCATTGTTTTAATAGACTGACTTAACAGAACAGATTGAAAATCTGCAATT from the Phalacrocorax aristotelis chromosome 8, bGulAri2.1, whole genome shotgun sequence genome contains:
- the ATOX1 gene encoding copper transport protein ATOX1, producing MGLDMKAAGMLLSGEVTERGAGALPARGGRATSAPRLPLAREGASPEPVRSRRGHCEAAAVSAAPGALYGAGTQSPAWPPSSPARCGPPLPPHREPGAAAAAMPKHEFFVDMTCEGCSNAVTRVLHRLGGVQFDIDLPNKKVCIDSEHNVDTLLETLKKTGKNASYLGEKSAQ